gttggcccaaacgagcaaggtattacttctatgctcatggaggcacactagaccccgacactggaatgtttgtgactaacgacgtactaagagaggttgcccaaagactcgaggacgcaatgaggcgtaccgaagaaggaaccttccagcccaacagagagaatgacgagctgacttacgctcttgggaatgcggaacacactggacggacccgaggcgtgggcgtagttccatggaaatatggcttttccggagatctcgaaacctaccgaagccgatgcagaagcaaggcagtagtggcaGAGAAGATCCATAGCCTAGAAAATcggataatgtcacttgaggcagcagttgggcaacgctcggaccaaccagctgccaatgtggagatcaACCCCCCttctcagcgtcgtagcagtgttgcttccacggagcaccctaatttgggtgcTGACAGGCCGAGGgacatcaccgttaggacccaatgtgagcttctggttctttatgggaaaaagctcaaagtttgtgctgagggttatgcggaagtccaagaagagggcgggacaatacattgccagccgattcctgaaggattcgccagagtctttgttgaccgaattactgaagaatgctgggaagacatggacctcccgatccctataagtcctgaagaaacagaactacaacatgccgtacacacatggatcgcgtggccaaagcacgacataagattggtgcaagcagacacagattccgctcggtgctcaatgcaaagatcaccaacgccagctgaccggaatcctagtgttggcccaccttctccCCTGCCTGCATgggaccccagcatggatccgccatcaccagccgcacaaagcgagccaattccggcatcatcaccagccgcacaacagaatcagagtcagcgacagaaggcatacacggtaccttcggtccagccatctcataagaagcaaagaaagaagaaagcgaaggctccagaagaggaagaggcagaagaatcgtttcaaaccttcttgctgaagcgcaagctactgagggaggctgcgaacaagaagccagaaatagatccggttgcaaagtcacacttcattaaacacttcattaaagatcccaccaaggagaaagaaagtgagtcggattatgatcggcaGATCAGAAAGGGCTACAACAACCTCAAGAATCGGCAgattaatgcaaagaccgttccccagctcggagagcagtccaaacaatcgatccctccgttgatagtgccacgtgaagaatgtcccgatgaatcaagagatccattgaccatggctgggatgatattgcaaactgatctaacaagggctcaattgcttggggaggccctacagaatgcccgcggcaagaaaaagtttgtacttggtgaacctttgatatggccagagttgctaccattcctaccaacgagaatgcccgagttacacaaatggtatgccgtgcaatctaaagctaataaattagagatgttcccagctcggattaacgatgagcatttctggcggggggagatgatgtatatatcgagtttgcagcactttacgatttataccatcaagatgcccttcacaagtacctcgtcagtgtatggtgcatgtaagtattgtctctcgtttcattattttagccttgtgtgttgactgatccctgtttttcttgtgtcccgtaggtcaaaaattcaaatttgccgaaaggagaacttccataacgtcgggttcttcgaccccgatattatacacgagaaatcgTTAGCGCAAAATCCTGAagacatagtcaatgttatatacGGGGGGTTGCATaaaaatagcatgtgtcccttcattctcttgccatacaaccatcagtgagtcgttctttgttacccttttttcaatccctttgtattaataatactatttaataactattataattaacattaattggttatgcgtatgtatatgcacaactttcattggatattgctttgtatacggattgaggagcacaaggtcttggtgtacgactcgttaaggcaagataaattaaagtaccaagatatcatcgaggtggtaaatactacatggagtcgctacctccacaaacacataggcttgcccaataggtgaaatcgagcctcttcattgggtgactaattttccggtatgaatatactctcgctactaatgtcattcgcaataaacatcagaaaaattctatatcgtaacccacatttgtccatagtgttggagacagggccaaggaaacaacttatgtggatactacgtatgcgagtggatcaacacttttgcaagtgaaaaagggcaaatgacagtggaggcattcaatgtacgtgagcacaatcacatctgctcattattttaattcattattttttattctcatgtttttatcgaaaaatgtgacagcgttggtggatgaaagaagaactcattgaaatcgctcggatcagggcaattcaagaagctatatgcggatttctactcgatgaagtcataaatcctaagggcgaattttatggcgatctccgtataagcgtcgcccaagaagatccgacgacgaggaagttGATACGTTACTATAGTTGATGTGCTTAATATTTTGTAATATCTcatgtacttttgaactcctaagtgttccatacatgacaaatatatatatatatatatatatatatatatatatatatatatatataatgttagtgtaatatgctgttctaataatactgtgcaatgtaaagagtacgactatgtagtcacatacggtagaaatacgcatagccatacgtataaaaacgaaaagaaaagaaacataaagaagaaaaaacatttagtgccggctagttataTCAGCCTGCACTAACCTTGCTGTCTGGACTCGGGCTGggtcgggcacgttagtgccggctggtattacggatcggcactaacatacgcacgttagtgccggtcagagtagccggcactaacgtctgtcatgttagtgccggccatttagtgccggccacatggaccggcactaagccgtcctgtgaccggcactaataaGCCGTTCTCCAACAGTGATGTGTAGTTACACCAACGTTAGGGGGGTcatggcccctgcccgccccccttGTCTCCACCTAGTCAGGAGCGATACAACTTGATAAAATATCATCCTTCATGCGATCACCTCAGATGGCAGGTTAgtgtattattttttttatattttgttattttggtggattttttATACTGTGGCATGGTCGCAGGAATGTCGGCGAACCCACCCTCGTCGCTGTTGCGCGTGGACGGATCTGCAGTTTTCAATGGAACTTGTGATGTTGGTACAGATGCCACCATGCACGTGCCCATTAACCGTCATGAATCTGGTTCTTCTATTGCCAATGATTCATCAGATTGGCTTGCTCGCAACAATTCATATATAAGAACATCTCGCACCAGTACCAATCCTGCTGTGCTCCAAGGAAACACCGATAACACAGTACACAGGTAATGATACCGTGTTATTTCTTTTGCCCAACGCTATTTAATTTACTGTTTTTGACAGATAACGGTGCTACTATCTCACCTCTGagtgcaagaaaaaaaaaaggaaaagccacATGGAGCGGATTAGGTTTGCAACAATGTCAATTGAGAAAAGAGCTGAAAGGAATACCAAACGGAGGGAAAGATACAATAGTAACAAAAAAGGTATTTATGTTTCAATTGTAGTAATTATTATGTTGCAATACACTTTTGTAGGTACTGATACAGTGCTTGCGTTCCCTATTGTGCCGTTATATAATTATTAAATTGTTTTTTTACCAATAAGATATATTTAAAATAGCGTTTGTGCCAACGTTATGTTTTGTTCACACCACCAGGTGTAAACGTTGGGAAACCAGACTATGACGCCAGTATTTGGGAACCGATGAGGAGATGTTGGCCGCACAAGAAGGttcttttcagtatttattttTTAACGTGTGGCACATTTATGAGTATAATATTATATAAACTCAATTCATGTAAATTAATTATATGTTTGATGTGACACAGAGGAAGATCTGGATTACAGAGCCCCAGATGACTGTAATtttgattttgatcttctcacgGATGACGAATCAAGAGTCTACCATAgtaatggcacgattaaatgtatAGCAGatgatttattatttttaaaatatatatattattgaaATCTATATACCCACACACATGTTAAATGCTCCAGATGTGCAGTTTAGTACGATCAGGGAACCAGACGTGGGTATATTGGACAGTGATCCTTACGAAAGAGTATACAATGATCTGCCTTCTGATCATCTTGTGTTGAGGAAAGTGCCGATCTGCGAGTATTGTGGTGCTATAAGGTTTCCAAGTCAAGGTCCCGGTTTTTGTTGTAGGCAAggaaaagttaatttagtgaatACACCAGTTTCCGACGATTTGCAGCGCCTGTTTACAAGCCAGACGGATAGTGATGCCTTGTACTTCAGAAAAAATATTTGGTATTTCAACTCTCATTTCTCGTTCACAAGCTTTGGAGCTACCATGGATCATCGGGTCGCTAATGCAGCCGGTGACTATTTCGTGCTAAAATATATTTGGTGTTTATGTACAATGCCATTTGTGTTTTATAAATTCTAACAAATAATTAACATATATGTAGGTACTAGTGTCTATACTTTCAAAGTGCATGGTCAGATTTATCACAGATTGGACCAGCTGAGACCGGTAAAAGATGGTCTGCGTCATATGCAGTTGTACTTCTATGACACAGATGAGACCCTATCACAAAGACGCAAAAGATCACCCCATCTTGATTCATGATTGATTCGGACGATTCTTCGAATCCTCGAGAATAATCCATATGTTCGTTTCTTTAGGAGTGTCGAACAAATGCAAAATCTGGACGAGTTGAAAATTGAATTGAACACCACTATTTTTGTTGGTCAAAGAAGATACAACGCACCTACTATGGATCAAGTTGCGGCTATCTGGCAGGATAGCTCTCATGAAAGAAATAAATTCAAACGGAGTATTATGGTTTATCCAAATTCTGGTCATCCAGAATTTTTACGGGCGTACCATGGTTGTTACGATCCATTAGCTTACCCTATCCTCTATCCCGGTGGTGAGACTGGTTGGGAAGACAAAAGTATATTGCTGGAGGAAATACCAATAATACACTTTCCCCGAATTAGAAGAAAGTATACAAAGCGCAAAAATGATGGTACGACATCTACATGCACTACCCGATTATTACTTATtggtaaaaatattttaaacattttttaaataaatgGCAATGTACTAATATATATCGATCACCATATTCACAGAAAGTCATATTGCTCCTTCAAAAAGGGCAAGAAAATCAGGTGTCAAGCAGAATCAAGTACATTCAATTAGTCAGAAGATGCTTTCGGGTTGCAATATATAATCACTTATTTTGGTCTTGTAAATTACTGATTTTTAGCATTTATATAATAACACTTATTATGGTCTTGTAAATTTACAGCTCCTTATAATTGTGAGCGTGAGGAAGAAGACGACCGTGACAACAAATGACTGAGGATGGTGATGGAGGTAAACTACATATTAACATGTTTGATATTGTAATGTTATGAATTTTTGTTTAGTCTAAATATAATGGTCAATTCTTTTATTAGTGCTCTCATTCTGTTGctattatttaaaaaaacagaTGGTGGGGGTTCGCGTTTGCATGTCAGTGCGAGGGAGTATTACTGCTATATTATGCAGATCCGCAATGATGTTTTTAATATATTCTTTCATGGTGGAAGGCTTTTTCAGCAATGGATAGTGGATATGTATGTGAAAATTGAGAGTATGCGACTTGATTGGTACTCCAATCCAGAACACCAGAAAATTATAAGAGCAGACCTCTATTAGGTATAATAAAGGAACTTGTTAGCATTTAACAGTACTCCACTATTTTTGATAATGTGGTGATTGATTTGAATTTATCTGTTTTCAATGACACGGTCTAATGGACACCCTTCTTGCCGGTGAGCATAGGGGTTTGAAGGCTGGTAAATTAGTTGTTTTATCTAAAATTTTTCCCGAAAGTGATCGAGATGTGCAGTGCAGGTTCATGGATGCAATGTCATTAGTTGCTAAATATGGAAGGCCAGATTACTTTTAATCATGACTTGCAACCCCTACTGGCCACTTTGGAAAGGTTGCAGCCTGGTCACATATTACCGAGTTTCAGAAAAGAGGTTTGCCGCATGAACATTTCTTGCTTATAATGGAAAGCGGTTCAAAGCTTAGCGGGCCAGATGATTTTGACAAATATATATCAGCAGAACTACCGGATGAAAAGAAATATCCTCTTCTCCATGAACTTGTAtgcaagcacatgatgcatggtCCTTGTGGCATTCTAAATAAAAAGTGTGGTTGTATGCAAGATGGTGCATGTCGTTTCAGGTACCCTAAACAATTTAGTGAGACCACGGAATAGGGAAAGGATGCATATCCTATATACAGAAGAAGAAATGATGGTCACAAAGTTTTTGTGCGTAAGAAATGGTTGGATAATAGATGTGTTGTACCATATAATCCAACACTCCTGATGAGATATAATTGCAACATCAATGTTGAAGTTTCTAGCAGTATTAAATGCTGCAagtatctatataagtatgtaTACAAGGGCATGGATTGTGCATCATTTACAGTTGCAAATCATGATCAGAATGGAGAGATAGAAATCAATAAGATTAAACAGTACATGAAAGCACGGTGTATTATGTCTATTGAAGCAGTATATAAGCTCTATAGGTTCCCAATGTTTTCTATGTATCCTCCTGTTTTGCAGATGCAAGTTCATCTTCCAGGTATGCATATGGTACCATTCAAAGATGGCCCTTGAGGATGTACTGGAACGAGCTAGGAATCAGAGATCGATGCTAACAGAATTCTTTAGAATGAATAGTGAAGATCCAAATGCTCGAAGATACCTATACAGGGAATTTCCAGAACATTATACATGAAACAAGTCCATAAAAAGTTGGTCTCGTAGGAAAATGCGGTTCCAAATTGGAAGGTTGGTGTATGCGTACCCGTCTGAGGGCGAACGATTTTATCTTCGAGTTCTTTTAAACCATGTTCGAGGTCCAACATCATTCATATCAATCAAAACAGTCCGAGGTGTGGTGAGTCCTACATTTAGAGAATGCTGTGAGAAACTTGGACTTGTCGAAACAGATAGCTCACTTTACAATGCACTCAGCGAAGCCGTAACTTTTCAGATGACACGTGCTCTTAGAAGAATGTTTGCAACTATTATAGTTTATTGCGAGTACACAAACATCCGTGCCCTCTGGGACAAGCATTATGAATCAATGGTTGAGGACTATCGTTGAACAGTTTGTCCTTCGAGACATTGTAGATATTCTCTCCTCGATGGGTAAAGACATTAAAAATTACGGACTGCCATCCATGCAACTATCTGGTGAGACATTTcgatcttttttatttttattatcatTAATGTTGCTTTTTGTATTAAAGTCATTTTAGACAAACTTTCACTGATAAATAAAATAACTTGTCAAACAGGGGAGACGAATAGAGATTATTATAGGGAGCTAACTGAGGAGAGAAAAATTGTTGTATCTGATGAGGACATTAAATTAGCTGAGTCACTTAATGCTGAGGAGATGGAAGGTTTCAACGAAATTTTAGATCATGTTATGACAAATAAAGGGAAAGTTTTCTTTGTAGATGGTCCTGGTGGGACCGAGAAGACTTATCTTTACAGGGCACTTTTGGCCAGAGTTCGGTCGACGGACCACATCGCAATAGCTACGGCTACGTTTAGAATTGCAGCATCCATCATGCCTGGAGGTCGGACAGCACATTCGAGGTTCAAAATTCCCATAAAACTTGAAGATAATTttgtgtgcaactttaccaaACAAAGTGGTACTGCAGAACTATTGTGCGAGGCATCTTTAATTATATGGGATGAGGTTGCGATGGCACGAAGGCAGGCTGTAGAGACACTTGACAGATCTTTACAGGATATTACAGGATGTGATTTACCATTTGGTGGTAAAATAATGGTATTTGGAGGGGATTTCAGACAAGTTCTACTTGTTGTTCCTAGAGGTACTAGAGCACAAATTTGTGATGCTACCTTGCTTCAATCCTATATATGGGATGATATCAAGATAATACGGTTGAAGAAGAACATGAGGGCCCAGAATGATGTATGGTTCTCGCAGTTTCTATTAAGAATTGGTGATGGGACAGAAAAGACATTCCCACATGACTATGTGGATCTGCCGGATGACATTATGCTTGAGTATAATGATGATCTGTCTATTGATACTCTCATCGACtatgttatacaatatcaacggattcatacggaagttaccggtagatcacaagtgcggaatttaGCAGAGCTTCGTCGCTTTtattctcctcacccctctctttttttttgaatttttggtgcaatttttgggctcaaatgagaagggaatggAGGCCAGGGGTTATATAGGGTGGAagaccccctgtcgcccgtgtggggggcgacaggccccctcccccggccagggacctctttgcaaattcaaaaaaaattacattaaggTCCAGTCGCCCGTtgcttgggcgacaggacccctgtCACCCCTGGgccgggcgaccgggggtattttcaaaaatttttaaaacggacatatatttttgaaatttttattttttttaaatataaaaagaaaaagacgccCCATCAATGTGTTATTCGATTGGCCCAAACATTTTCGTCCAGCGATGCAATGTCCTGTCGCGGCCCATTAGAGATTCTCGGAAGCGAAGTGTGCCCCATTAGCGCATGTACGTGGTGGGTTTTGTCCCACCTCGCGATCAGAGGGAGCAGGGGACTGGTTTATAAACATTGGCTGCCGCATCTGTTTGGTAAGACAAAAACCACTCCCACATTCTCGGCTGGCAGCTCATGTTGCCTTCGATTTGGGTTGGTTTATGCCCACATTGCTTTTTGTCTGCTAATTGCAACACCAtattatcatatatatatatatatatatatatatatatatatatatatatatatatatatatatatatatatatatatatatatatatacactccATGTGGACGATAATCAGTAGATGAACAAACTTTTTGCCCCATTGTAATAAGCAATGCAATTTTAATATTGTTCGGATTGCTATTTATAATAAATACTTACTTTGTTCAGATTGCTATTTATAATATTTGCAATTAGCTGTACATATTTTTAAACATGTGCGGCACACGTGAGAAACCTTCTAGCTTGCATCGATGCGTCAGTTTTGTGCGCGACAAATCCCCAAAAAAATTTCGTTTTCCTGTGCAGATTGAATGTTGATGGATCCACGTGCACTGGATCTGGCACCGGATCAGCATCATCCGTGTACTTCTCTCCGCTACTCGATTTACCCAAGGTCGCTGATGGATCTCCGTGGCAGATACCTACCAGCCGCGCGAAAGATCCCAACAGGCAATCGCAATCCAGTTGTAAGCCTAATCGATGTTTAATTATCTTATTTTATCAGCAGATGGAATCGGTAGATTACAGAGAGAAACCGCTCTCCCTATCATGCAGCTGATTTCTGAAGATCGCGTTTAAACGTACGTTATTCAGATCGATTTTATATATCATCACTTTATTCGTGTGACAACTCAATCACAGGTGCAGATAACcatatttttttttaacttgCAAGCTATTTTCCTTCAACTACTAGCATTACGATCGTTGTGTTCAGTAGGCAAAAACACTGTCAATCAATCTCTGGGCACCTTTTGGGTCAGTTTTACTTGTTAGCATTATGTTATTATAGTAAGTGTGTAGATTCTTGTTACTTAAATATCCTAAATCATTGTGGTAATAACCAGAATATTCGAAAATCACATAAAGTACATAATTCTTGTAACTTACTAGACCATCATTCTACTAAAAAATTACCAAATTATCGTAAATCTACATGTAAAGTATACATAATAATTCTTGTAATTTACTAGACCCTCATTGACCCATGACAGTAGTAAATTAACCCTATAATTGAACCATATAATCAGAATATTCGAAAATCACATAAAGATCTGGAAGCAATTAGCAGGAATAGAAAGCTAATTATGAAAAGATATCTAAGCATCGAAGTTATCACTGCACATTAGTATGAGGAAGGGCAAAAAGGAAAATACAAACCGGACCATGAAATCTCTTCGTAGGCCTCGTGCCTGGTCCGGCCTGCTTCCTCCGACTTGGGCTACTTGCACCTCATGCTGGTGCTGGCCTGCCGCGCTGCCTGGCCGGCCTGCTCCTCCAGGCCCGCGCTGCCGCTCTGCATTTCTGGCCTGCAGCGCTGCCGGCTAGCTGCTTGCAAAGGCCTGCTTGCGCACGACCTGACAGCGCTGGCTGCCCGCCTCGCCTGGCAGTAGCTATGCTGGGCTGCTGTGCCCGTGCCGGCCCACGTGTGTCAACCTAGGCCGCGTGCCTGCGTCAGCCTATTCATCTGCCGTAAGAAAATTGGCCAATGTTGAGGTGCGCATGAATCTTTTCCATCCTCTAATTTAAGCGCATGTTTCAACACCGGCCAGAGAAAGAGCACAGCAAGCTCCACGGTTGGTGCGGTTGAGGAAGTTGCTAGACACGTACTGCATTCTGGTAGGTGTATGTGGCTTTTCGATTTGAAACTTCAAATACATATTTCTTGTAAACGGTGCACTGCCTAAGTTAAATAtgacgaacaaataataatgtactgcgaataaaatattaaacatcgcgaacatttgattgtattgGATAGataatgaaaaataaatatcacGAACAAACAAATCAACATGGCGGAACAATATAATATACAAAGAGAACAAATAAATTATACGCATCGAACAACTACGTCATGAACACGAAACAAATATTACTATCTGAAAAAAGTAAATTCTTTTACATACCAATTGAGTATGCAAATAAAATTGGAATACATTAAGCATGAGTTATTTTTGAATATGAACAAATGGATAGGAATAACAAATAAATATAATACAGATAAAACATACGGTGAATAGAAATGACAAGTATTAATGTATCTTTAATGTATTGATACCACTCACACACTTAAaacattgaaaacaaaaataagtGACAGTATGAAGAAAAGGAGGCAGaaataaatagaaaaggaaacagACTAAATatattagcagaattgaaaaaaaataaagtggTGGTATGAAGAAAATATAAGATAAAAAAATACCAGAAACTGAATGAAACCAACGTACAAAgaggaaatagaaaaaaaaatgtgagATTTGCTGTCCGTCATGCATGTGTAAGTCTGGGGCTTCGGTCACCCAGAAGAGAATATTTGGGTTGATATTTACATTGGGCCACGAGAAACATTGTACATTGCGCCAAATTAGAATTGTCAATTCACATGAATTCCTTGAGGCGATGGATCTTTACTTTGTAGCCCGTGCGATGTATAGCTGCTGCGCCTCGTAGGCGCACCCGTGGCAGAGTTTTCGGGAATTTCCCATGCGGGGTAAAAAAACCATCGCTGTGCTCGGCCCGCAAGGGTCATGGCCCAAGTAGGCATGGgccggggttcgggggttttctcggtCGGGCGCCGAAaagcttcctc
This genomic interval from Panicum virgatum strain AP13 chromosome 8K, P.virgatum_v5, whole genome shotgun sequence contains the following:
- the LOC120645655 gene encoding ATP-dependent DNA helicase PIF2-like, giving the protein MGKDIKNYGLPSMQLSGETNRDYYRELTEERKIVVSDEDIKLAESLNAEEMEGFNEILDHVMTNKGKVFFVDGPGGTEKTYLYRALLARVRSTDHIAIATATFRIAASIMPGGRTAHSRFKIPIKLEDNFVCNFTKQSGTAELLCEASLIIWDEVAMARRQAVETLDRSLQDITGCDLPFGGKIMVFGGDFRQVLLVVPRGTRAQICDATLLQSYIWDDIKIIRLKKNMRAQNDVWFSQFLLRIGDGTEKTFPHDYVDLPDDIMLEYNDDLSIDTLIDYASCLVRPASSDLGYLHLMLVLACRAAWPACSSRPALPLCISGLQRCRLAACKGLLAHDLTALAARLAWQ